In a genomic window of Flavobacterium sp. KACC 22761:
- a CDS encoding TerC family protein, with the protein MIVWSLFLLAVVFILALDLGVFNKTPHIISTKEASKWTLIWVTLSFLFSGVIYWLYTTDYIANPDKLQPAVASMKFITGYLIELSLSVDNIFVIAIIFASFKIPQKYQHRVLFWGILGAIVFRGLMIFFGVMLINKFTWTTYLFGAFLIFTAVKMLFSGEDEDFHPKDSFIYKALGKVIPITSHMDHEKFFILTEKGKKAATPLFVALIVIEVMDVLFAVDSVPAILAITSDPFLVFSSNIFAILGLRSMYFFLANMLAKFSYLEYSLVAILAFVGLKMLLHDWIHVPEWASLGFIALSLLVGILVSLKFGKEKLLTDSDLDKQ; encoded by the coding sequence ATGATAGTCTGGTCTCTCTTTTTACTTGCTGTAGTTTTTATTCTTGCTTTAGACTTAGGTGTCTTCAACAAAACTCCTCATATTATTAGCACCAAAGAAGCCAGCAAATGGACCTTGATTTGGGTTACATTATCTTTCTTGTTTTCGGGAGTAATCTATTGGCTTTATACAACAGATTATATTGCAAATCCTGATAAACTGCAACCTGCCGTAGCTTCAATGAAGTTTATTACAGGTTATTTGATTGAGCTTTCATTAAGTGTTGATAATATTTTTGTAATTGCCATCATTTTTGCTTCGTTCAAAATACCGCAAAAATACCAACACCGCGTATTGTTTTGGGGAATTTTAGGCGCAATAGTTTTCCGTGGCTTGATGATTTTCTTTGGCGTAATGCTGATTAATAAATTTACTTGGACAACGTATCTATTTGGGGCATTCCTGATTTTTACTGCTGTAAAAATGTTATTTTCTGGAGAAGACGAAGATTTTCACCCAAAAGATTCTTTCATCTACAAAGCATTAGGAAAAGTTATTCCGATAACTTCGCACATGGATCATGAGAAATTTTTCATTTTAACTGAAAAAGGAAAAAAAGCGGCTACTCCATTATTCGTGGCTTTGATCGTAATTGAAGTTATGGACGTTTTATTTGCAGTTGACAGCGTTCCGGCAATTCTTGCAATTACCTCAGATCCGTTTTTAGTATTCAGTTCTAATATTTTTGCCATTCTAGGATTGCGTTCTATGTATTTCTTCTTGGCAAATATGCTGGCAAAATTCAGTTATTTGGAATACAGCTTAGTCGCAATTTTAGCTTTCGTAGGATTAAAAATGCTGCTGCACGATTGGATTCACGTTCCAGAATGGGCTTCTTTAGGATTTATCGCATTGTCACTTTTAGTAGGAATCTTAGTTTCTCTTAAATTCGGAAAAGAAAAATTATTGACTGATTCAGATTTGGATAAACAATAG
- a CDS encoding T9SS type A sorting domain-containing protein, translated as MALPHPSIDVATINGTNLEYTLSYQWQSQSVTNNSAYGNWVDVSGATSKDYLPLPLKFVANPRGSLIIQTTYNYRRLATINYQIINNGQLVKGTTKSYSNEVSLIPSNSVYTSPTIIIYPNPASSVINIENKGTDYILANTKITIANTMGTIVNSNNFSIINPNLISINISNLIMGTYFINIQTGGNRNTQLTFIKNSQ; from the coding sequence TTGGCTCTACCCCATCCATCAATCGACGTAGCCACAATTAATGGCACAAATTTAGAATATACATTATCATATCAATGGCAAAGTCAATCAGTAACCAATAATTCTGCATATGGAAACTGGGTAGATGTCTCTGGCGCAACATCCAAAGATTACCTCCCCTTACCGCTTAAATTTGTAGCAAATCCAAGAGGTAGCTTAATCATTCAAACTACTTATAATTACAGAAGATTAGCAACAATTAATTATCAAATTATAAATAATGGTCAATTAGTAAAGGGAACTACAAAATCTTATAGTAATGAAGTAAGCTTAATACCTTCTAACTCTGTATATACATCTCCAACAATAATAATCTATCCAAATCCAGCTTCTTCTGTTATAAACATTGAAAACAAAGGAACAGATTATATTTTAGCCAATACTAAAATAACTATTGCAAATACAATGGGAACTATAGTAAATTCAAACAATTTCTCTATCATAAATCCAAATCTAATAAGCATAAATATTTCAAATTTAATCATGGGAACTTACTTTATAAATATTCAAACTGGAGGTAATAGAAATACTCAGTTAACATTCATCAAAAACAGTCAGTAA